A stretch of Brassica rapa cultivar Chiifu-401-42 chromosome A08, CAAS_Brap_v3.01, whole genome shotgun sequence DNA encodes these proteins:
- the LOC103836212 gene encoding arogenate dehydratase/prephenate dehydratase 1, chloroplastic, producing the protein MALRCFPIWVCPQTPHRYPLVGRRVSLWECSSSSSGASQRAVTAVEGDGPELKKKASDEMGLVREAKPVAFHRDLSMLPKPLSASSLYSSAGDDSKVRISFQGIPGAYSETAALEAYPNCETVPCEHFETAFQAVELWLVDKAVLPIENSVGGSIHRNYDLLLRHRLHIVQEVHLPVNHCLLGVPGVTKEEIKRVLSHPQALDQCVNSLNDLGIQRISAKDTATAAQTVASSGKKDVGAIASVRAANLYGLDILAENIQDDANNVTRFLILSREPMIPRTDRPYKTSIVFSLEEGPGVLFKALAVFALRSINLSKIESRPQRRRPLRVVDGSNNGSAKSFDYLFYIDFEASMAEIRAQHALGHLQEFTSFIRVLGCYPMDLVR; encoded by the exons ATGGCTCTGAGGTGTTTTCCCATCTGGGTTTGTCCCCAAACGCCTCACCGTTACCCTCTGGTGGGTCGTCGTGTCTCCCTCTGGgaatgctcctcctcctcctctggtGCTTCCCAGAGAGCCGTCACTGCCGTTGAAGGAGACGGCCCTGAGCTCAAGAAGAAGGCCTCTGATGAAATGGGTCTGGTTCGGGAGGCAAAGCCTGTTGCTTTTCATAGAGACTTGAGCATGCTTCCTA AACCGCTATCTGCAAGCAGTCTCTACTCTTCTGCTGGAGATGATTCAAAAGTGCGAATATCTTTTCAG GGCATACCAGGTGCATATAGCGAGACAGCAGCACTAGAAGCATATCCAAATTGTGAAACTGTGCCTTGTGAACACTTTGAAACTGCCTTCCAG GCTGTTGAGCTTTGGTTGGTGGATAAAGCGGTATTACCGATCGAGAACTCAGTAGGTGGTAGTATCCACCGTAATTATGATCTGCTTCTTCGCCATAGGCTTCACATTGTCCAAGAAGTCCATCTTCCTGTGAATCATTGTCTCTTAGGAGTGCCTGGTGTTACAAAGGAAGAGATTAAACGCGTTCTAAGCCATCCTCAG GCGCTTGATCAATGTGTGAATTCACTTAACGATTTAGGCATACAGAGAATCTCTGCAAAAGACACTGCTACTGCTGCTCAG ACTGTTGCTTCAAGCGGCAAGAAGGATGTTGGAGCAATTGCGAGTGTACGAGCTGCAAATCTATATGGTCTAGATATTCTTGCCGAGAACATACAG GATGATGCTAACAATGTGACTCGTTTTCTGATACTTTCGAGAGAGCCTATGATTCCAAGAACAGACCGACCATATAAG aCAAGTATAGTGTTCTCGCTGGAAGAAGGTCCTGGTGTGCTGTTCAAGGCCTTGGCTGTTTTTGCATTAAGAAGCATTAACTTATCAAAGATAGAAAGTCGTCCGCAAAGAAGAAGACCGCTACGAGTAGTTGATGGTTCTAACAATGGAAGCGCCAA GTCATTTGATTACTTGTTCTACATTGATTTTGAAGCTTCCATGGCTGAAATACGTGCTCAGCACGCCCTTGGCCATCTACAG GAGTTCACGAGTTTCATCCGTGTACTCGGGTGTTATCCCATGGATTTAGTCAGATAG
- the LOC103836211 gene encoding mediator of RNA polymerase II transcription subunit 32 — protein MDNIVDSLNKAYEKFVIASADVLESKESAGGLKASLTDAALENFKEKWELFRVACDQAEEFVESVKQRIGSECLVDEATGLTTTTTGGGGSNSGQSVGAATSLPPISAVRLEQMSRAVRWLVLELQRGSGGAAAGSVHSPRFSEDSTQ, from the coding sequence ATGGATAACATTGTGGACTCGTTGAACAAAGCCTACGAGAAGTTCGTTATCGCCTCAGCTGATGTTCTCGAGTCCAAAGAGAGTGCAGGCGGGCTAAAAGCCTCTCTCACCGACGCTGCGTTAGAGAATTTCAAGGAGAAGTGGGAGCTGTTCCGCGTGGCGTGCGATCAAGCTGAGGAGTTTGTGGAGTCGGTGAAGCAGAGGATTGGATCCGAGTGTTTGGTTGATGAGGCTACTGgcttaacaacaacaacaacaggaGGAGGAGGTAGTAACTCAGGCCAAAGCGTTGGCGCTGCGACTAGTCTCCCTCCCATTAGCGCGGTGAGGCTGGAACAGATGAGTAGAGCGGTTAGATGGCTTGTGCTTGAGCTGCAACGTGGGTCTGGTGGTGCGGCTGCTGGTTCTGTGCATTCTCCTAGGTTCTCTGAAGACTCCACTCAATAG